From Triticum urartu cultivar G1812 chromosome 2, Tu2.1, whole genome shotgun sequence, a single genomic window includes:
- the LOC125541204 gene encoding uncharacterized protein LOC125541204 gives MEIPVRRDVIMIRRVYGDDAATASVARSLLAPVANQLSGSGDTSDLHRRLVLVHLRSLKGPEDVRAAFDGVEAVAICILLMRAVVVFETEAGAARALQEPAKEAIGPCTAVPSLDLAAGCHFIPYKIIKVSAPAGASGAPPPPEPSMEDRARAFQEMCELKPMIDYDGPAEWKTCRPGMTTITQFAPSADSLVHGPTLGGGGYLWMHGSMVTYYHAVAGKPSGSEFNNVSIRVKQEETHQTKIRVTPLEPLVYVNHFGHLFCYSDSRT, from the exons ATGGAGATCCCGGTTCGAAGGGACGTGATAATGATTCGCCGCGTCTACGGCGACGACGCCGCCACGGCAAGCGTGGCACGCAGCCTCCTCGCCCCGGTCGCGAACCAGCTCTCCGGGTCCGGCGACACCTCCGACCTCCACCGCCGCCTCGTCCTGGTCCACCTCCGCTCGTTGAAAGGCCCCGAGGACGTGCGCGCCGCGTTCGACGGCGTCGAGGCAGTCGCGATCTGCATCCTCCTGATGAGGGCGGTGGTCGTCTTCGAGACCGAAGCCGGCGCCGCGCGCGCGCTGCAGGAGCCCGCCAAGGAGGCGATCGGACCGTGCACGGCGGTCCCGTCTCTAGACTTGGCCGCCGGATGCCATTTCATCCCCTACAAAATAATCAAG GTGTCGGCTCCTGCGGGGGCATccggcgcgccgccgccgccggagccaaGCATGGAGGATCGCGCTCGGGCGTTTCAGGAGATGTGTGAGCTGAAGCCGATGATCGACTACGACGGCCCAGCTGAGTGGAAGACCTGTAGGCCTGGCATGACGACCATCACGCAGTTCGCGCCGTCGGCGGATTCGTTGGTCCACGGCCCGACGCTTGGGGGCGGCGGCTATCTGTGGATGCACGGCAGCATGGTCACGTACTACCATGCGGTGGCCGGCAAGCCGAGCGGCAGCGAATTCAATAATGTGTCGATACGAGTCAAGCAAGAAGAAACACACCAAACCAAGATCCGTGTCACGCCTCTCGAACCGCTCGTTTACGTTAATCACTTCGGGCACCTATTTTGTTACTCCGACAGCAGGACCTAG